A window from Gallus gallus isolate bGalGal1 chromosome 5, bGalGal1.mat.broiler.GRCg7b, whole genome shotgun sequence encodes these proteins:
- the BDNF gene encoding brain-derived neurotrophic factor isoform X2, whose amino-acid sequence MTILFLTMVISYFSCMKAAPMKEASVRGHGSLAYPGLRTHGTLESLTGPNAGSRGLTSLADTFEHVIEELLDEDQDIQPSEENKDADLYTSRVMLSSQVPLEPPLLFLLEEYKNYLDAANMSMRVRRHSDPARRGELSVCDSTSEWVTAAEKKTAVDMSGATVTVLEKVPVPKGQLKQYFYETKCNPKGYTKEGCRGIDKRHWNSQCRTTQSYVRALTMDNKKRVGWRFIRIDTSCVCTLTIKRGR is encoded by the coding sequence ATGACCATCCTTTTCCTTACTATGGTTATCTCATACTTCAGTTGCATGAAAGCTGCCCCGATGAAAGAAGCTAGTGTAAGAGGACATGGCAGCTTGGCTTACCCAGGTCTTCGGACCCACGGGACTCTTGAAAGCCTAACTGGGCCCAATGCTGGTTCAAGAGGACTGACATCACTGGCGGACACTTTTGAACACGTGATAGAGGAGCTTCTAGATGAAGATCAGGACATCCAGCCCAGTGAGGAAAACAAGGATGCGGACTTGTACACATCCCGAGTCATGCTGAGCAGTCAAGTGCCTTTGGAACCCCCACTGCTCTTTCTGCTCGAGGAGTACAAAAACTACCTGGATGCTGCAAACATGTCCATGAGAGTCCGGCGTCACTCTGACCCAGCTCGCCGTGGGGAACTGAGCGTCTGTGACAGCACAAGCGAGTGGGTAACAGCAGCGGAGAAAAAGACTGCAGTGGACATGTCTGGTGCAACTGTCACAGTCCTTGAAAAAGTCCCAGTACCTAAAGGCCAACTGAAGCAATACTTCTATGAGACCAAATGCAACCCCAAGGGGTACACAAAGGAAGGCTGCAGGGGCATAGACAAGAGGCACTGGAACTCACAGTGCCGAACTACCCAGTCTTACGTGAGAGCTCTCACCATGGATAACAAAAAGAGAGTTGGCTGGCGGTTTATAAGAATAGACACTTCCTGTGTATGTACATTAACCATTAAAAGGGGAAGATAG
- the BDNF gene encoding brain-derived neurotrophic factor isoform X1, with amino-acid sequence MPHTVRDSAKFHQVRRVMTILFLTMVISYFSCMKAAPMKEASVRGHGSLAYPGLRTHGTLESLTGPNAGSRGLTSLADTFEHVIEELLDEDQDIQPSEENKDADLYTSRVMLSSQVPLEPPLLFLLEEYKNYLDAANMSMRVRRHSDPARRGELSVCDSTSEWVTAAEKKTAVDMSGATVTVLEKVPVPKGQLKQYFYETKCNPKGYTKEGCRGIDKRHWNSQCRTTQSYVRALTMDNKKRVGWRFIRIDTSCVCTLTIKRGR; translated from the coding sequence TTCCACCAAGTTAGAAGAGTGATGACCATCCTTTTCCTTACTATGGTTATCTCATACTTCAGTTGCATGAAAGCTGCCCCGATGAAAGAAGCTAGTGTAAGAGGACATGGCAGCTTGGCTTACCCAGGTCTTCGGACCCACGGGACTCTTGAAAGCCTAACTGGGCCCAATGCTGGTTCAAGAGGACTGACATCACTGGCGGACACTTTTGAACACGTGATAGAGGAGCTTCTAGATGAAGATCAGGACATCCAGCCCAGTGAGGAAAACAAGGATGCGGACTTGTACACATCCCGAGTCATGCTGAGCAGTCAAGTGCCTTTGGAACCCCCACTGCTCTTTCTGCTCGAGGAGTACAAAAACTACCTGGATGCTGCAAACATGTCCATGAGAGTCCGGCGTCACTCTGACCCAGCTCGCCGTGGGGAACTGAGCGTCTGTGACAGCACAAGCGAGTGGGTAACAGCAGCGGAGAAAAAGACTGCAGTGGACATGTCTGGTGCAACTGTCACAGTCCTTGAAAAAGTCCCAGTACCTAAAGGCCAACTGAAGCAATACTTCTATGAGACCAAATGCAACCCCAAGGGGTACACAAAGGAAGGCTGCAGGGGCATAGACAAGAGGCACTGGAACTCACAGTGCCGAACTACCCAGTCTTACGTGAGAGCTCTCACCATGGATAACAAAAAGAGAGTTGGCTGGCGGTTTATAAGAATAGACACTTCCTGTGTATGTACATTAACCATTAAAAGGGGAAGATAG
- the BDNF gene encoding brain-derived neurotrophic factor isoform 1 precursor (isoform 1 precursor is encoded by transcript variant 2): MFHQVRRVMTILFLTMVISYFSCMKAAPMKEASVRGHGSLAYPGLRTHGTLESLTGPNAGSRGLTSLADTFEHVIEELLDEDQDIQPSEENKDADLYTSRVMLSSQVPLEPPLLFLLEEYKNYLDAANMSMRVRRHSDPARRGELSVCDSTSEWVTAAEKKTAVDMSGATVTVLEKVPVPKGQLKQYFYETKCNPKGYTKEGCRGIDKRHWNSQCRTTQSYVRALTMDNKKRVGWRFIRIDTSCVCTLTIKRGR, encoded by the coding sequence TTCCACCAAGTTAGAAGAGTGATGACCATCCTTTTCCTTACTATGGTTATCTCATACTTCAGTTGCATGAAAGCTGCCCCGATGAAAGAAGCTAGTGTAAGAGGACATGGCAGCTTGGCTTACCCAGGTCTTCGGACCCACGGGACTCTTGAAAGCCTAACTGGGCCCAATGCTGGTTCAAGAGGACTGACATCACTGGCGGACACTTTTGAACACGTGATAGAGGAGCTTCTAGATGAAGATCAGGACATCCAGCCCAGTGAGGAAAACAAGGATGCGGACTTGTACACATCCCGAGTCATGCTGAGCAGTCAAGTGCCTTTGGAACCCCCACTGCTCTTTCTGCTCGAGGAGTACAAAAACTACCTGGATGCTGCAAACATGTCCATGAGAGTCCGGCGTCACTCTGACCCAGCTCGCCGTGGGGAACTGAGCGTCTGTGACAGCACAAGCGAGTGGGTAACAGCAGCGGAGAAAAAGACTGCAGTGGACATGTCTGGTGCAACTGTCACAGTCCTTGAAAAAGTCCCAGTACCTAAAGGCCAACTGAAGCAATACTTCTATGAGACCAAATGCAACCCCAAGGGGTACACAAAGGAAGGCTGCAGGGGCATAGACAAGAGGCACTGGAACTCACAGTGCCGAACTACCCAGTCTTACGTGAGAGCTCTCACCATGGATAACAAAAAGAGAGTTGGCTGGCGGTTTATAAGAATAGACACTTCCTGTGTATGTACATTAACCATTAAAAGGGGAAGATAG